The segment AACGATCTATCAGTTTATTGGACCGGCGGTAAAAAATTTGTTGACACAAAGTTCTGGTAGTTTGTTGTCATTGTCAGCTATTGCAGCTTTATGGTCAGCTAGTCAGAGTATCAATGCATTACAGATTGCCATGAATAAAGCGTATGGAGTTGAAAATAGAGAAAATTTCATCATTGTCCGTTTCTTTTCCTTAATAGTTATCATCTTGTTCATGATTGCGATTAGTGGTGTCACTTTAGTGCTTGGATTAGGACAAATGATTTTAGAGGCGATTCAACCGATCTTTAAAATACCTGTAAACTTTATTGACCAATTCCAAACATTGAAATGGCCGATTACTTTGGTGGCTTTATTTGTGATCATGTTTATGATTTATTGGATTGTACCAAACGCGCAATTGAAATTTAAAGCAGTGATTCCTGGTGCTGTATTTGCAACGACTGGTTGGATGTTGTTGTCACAAGTTTTTGGAATTTATGCTCGTTATTTTGCAACGCGTGTGAGCGGTTATCAAATCATCGGAAGTTTTATCGTTTTGATGCTTTGGTTAAACTTTGCTGCGACGATCATTATTCTTGGTGGAATCATCAATGCTGTTGTGCAAGAGTACATAACAGGAAACGAAATAAAAGAACGAAGAAGCATCACATCAA is part of the Enterococcus mundtii genome and harbors:
- a CDS encoding YihY/virulence factor BrkB family protein, whose amino-acid sequence is MNILNKIKQHKNLMRFIETTQKRIVDSEMGTTSVVVAYYLLLSLFPLIIALGNILPYLQIDQETVLTYIRQVIPETIYQFIGPAVKNLLTQSSGSLLSLSAIAALWSASQSINALQIAMNKAYGVENRENFIIVRFFSLIVIILFMIAISGVTLVLGLGQMILEAIQPIFKIPVNFIDQFQTLKWPITLVALFVIMFMIYWIVPNAQLKFKAVIPGAVFATTGWMLLSQVFGIYARYFATRVSGYQIIGSFIVLMLWLNFAATIIILGGIINAVVQEYITGNEIKERRSITSTWLGKLKNKFSQKKN